CAAGTGGCACAAATACTTGTGTTATGCTTGAAACAGTGCTGTTGTGTTGGCTTTGATGCGGGCCATTAAGACGAGGAACATTTGATGCTATTATGGTGCTTATTTCCTCTGGGCTTGCAGTCCTGTAGCAACATCATCAGTACAGAAGtgattaattttaaaaatagattaataGAGTGTTTCTACACAGATAATGAATTTTTAtggtaggtttttttttttaatatattgtCTCTTTATTTAAACCCAACAGCTACAAACTGAATCttaatcaaagtgttttttctgctttcccTTTGTTTCCTAACCTGTTTGCAGTGGTTTGCCCCATGGGTCATGTGTCAGCCTGAACCATCAGCTCAGTGCCTCAAAACCTGTTTGTTAAAGATGTCAAAGCTTACGTGTACTGTGGTTATTATGCACTGTGGTGTCACTGCCGCTGACTCGGCAGGTGATCTAAGATCTACCTCAACAGTGATATTTATACAGGTCATATCAATTAAACATGGGGACTACAGAGGCATGTCCTCAAACTAGTTGAAGCTAAGGACATCTAGTGGCCAAGCCAAGAACTGAAGTCACACCTTTGGCCAGAGGCTCCGGTTTGGAAGAATGCCTCAAGCTTTTGTAGAGGAAATTTTGATTTATTGCTCCTTAATCACCTGTCCtatatttgtcattatttccaTATATGTCTCCATTCATTGTCAAGTATGAGTCTATAGCCACCTCTGGGCATATGGCCAGTTGACATATATCAATGCATTTGGACTGCTTCCgctgttttcactgttgtctTGTGGTTAAAACAAAGAATAATAGTATGATTGCATTACATCCAACTGACTCCAATAGCATTCAAGCTGTTGATTACACTTTTCTCTGACTGATATCCATTTTTATAATTTGACCTATTTGGCTCCACCTAAGTAACAGGGATGATGCATATAACTTAGCTCCTTTGTACTGCATTACCCAAGTTGTTATAGATAGATAAAATGATGTAGGAAAAACACGAATAAATGAGTAGAGAGACATAATTAATGCAGATGCTTACCTACAGTGCAAAAGATAAGAGTAAGAAAATTGATAACATTTCTACCTGATTGAAGTTATTTTTGAGGAGGATGGTGTCCTATCCCTTCAGAGAACTTCAAGACACTTGTACAATCTATTTTAAGGTGCACCAATGCTGTTCTGGTGACTCATGGTTGCTCAACTCTGTACTAAGACACTTCATGTTGGTGCCTCCTTTAATGCGTCACCTATTTGTTATTCTGTACCAACTGCTACCTGCtgtaatgaaatatatttacaaGCCGTTATACGATATAACAACCAGCAATATAACACTTCACGGCATTGACACCTTCAATATCAACCCCATCAAAACAGTGTTAAACAGGCCTCTGAACTGTTGATCACCTCCTGTCCTCCAACAGATGCCGGATTGACGAGGAGGTGACCCACAAGGCCTGGCTGAACCGCTCTAACATCCTGTTCACGGGGACAGACAAGTGGTCGCTGGACAAGCGCGTGACGCTGgtcaacagcaacaacagcgaTTTTTCCATCCACATCGAGAAGGTGCAAGTAACTGACGAGGGGCCCTACACCTGCACCTTCCAGGCCAATAACAAGCCCCGCATTGCCCATGTCTACCTCATCGTCCAAGGTTGGCAACTGAGTTCAGATGCAAAGGAATCTGTCATGAGTGTGTTTACTGCAACCAATATAAGTCGTGACTCATTTCCCTAATATATCCAGAGTCTGCAGATTTGATTGCCAActgcagaacaaaaaaaaaaaatgtgtgcgCTCATGGTGCTGTAAGCTGCCTTGGATAAAAACATTCACTAAATGACTTAATTATGCATTTCGTCATTCATCCAAGCATAGTGCTGTCTGTTGGGTGTGATTGAGGTTTGACATCAGGGGAAGCAATTAAGATTTTCTATGGTTATGTTTCAGTGTTCCCTTTCTGTTAAATCATGCCTAAATGTATGCTTAAAATTTATGATAGACAACTTAGTAGTTAATGTTTATGATGTTTGAGTATTTAAGGTTAGTATTTATGGTTACATCAAAATGTAATTACTTGATGTCTTGAAAGCTTAgttggcctgtgtgtgtgtgtgtgtgtgtgtgtgtgtaaccagaAAGTCAATTGCAATAAAAAAGCCAAGCCCAATCCcatttgttattttcatgtGACCCGTTAAGGTTACTTGTCTTTATAAAGAGAAAGTTAGGCAGATCAGATggatgaggatgtgtgtgtggaggagatgAGGCACACAAGGGGCTGTCCGACTGCCTGACTAAATAACTGACAGTGCAGGACCACAACTGGGGCTCAGTCATCAAGTCAGCAGCTAAGTGAGTGAGAGTCTGACTGATCCTGAGTGACATGATGTATTGGCTCAGGACTGCCCagagtcctggtcctggtcctgcaCAATTTCTTCTGCATATTTTGAACTATGCAGCGTGCAGGTTGCAGTCATACATCACCAGCAggatgaaactgaaaacttttAACAGGATATATTATGTACATTCTGCTGGAATGAAAGCACGAGGCCTCACAGCTCACAGGTGGCAGAGACGATGTCAGCTGCTTACTAACAGAGTTTTCACATCGcactgcagccaaacaaacactCTTGTCTGCAGGGTCCAAAGCTTGGCACAGATGACCACATATACCTAATTCCAAGTCGCCTGCAATTTCAGCCCTAGCTTGATAGCACACAAAATAATTACACCCTCAAGTCAGTGCGTCAAGCAGGAGCAGCTTCACCACCACTCCAATCTGTGCTTTATCGTGCAAGTTTTCAACTCTGGCAAGATAGAGAAAAATAGGATCCTTGGTAGATGTttcgcaaaaaaaaaaaaaaaaaaaaaaaaaaaaaaaaaaaaaccaatcTCGGGGCCAAgctcattaaaaacaatgatAATGGGCCATTTAAATTCAAGGGCCATCTTGTTATCAAACTAACTACATGCATAGTGCTCTAGTACTTTGTGAGTTTGGGGCAAAACAGTATTCAGGGGTGGTCAttcacttaaaaaataaaaatttctgACTACCACTTGTAcaaatgtctcttttctttaaagATCAATTTAGATTAGATGTCAGGAGAATGAGATTTTAAAGCCCATTTTCGAATTCAGTGCATTTTAAGTAGACGGTCAAGCATATTGTTGCACAGTTCGGTAAGCACTCAGGCACAGATCATTAATCAGCTGATTGCCTGTCTGTCTAAGGTGGAGGGATTTGCATCACATTTTCAACACCTTAATAGGCTGTAATGGCATACCTTATCAattatttatgaaataaaaaggagatTTTGAGGTCATATTTTAATAGCATGATCTTGTTTTTCAGTGCCGGCCAGAATCGTCAATATctcaaaaaatgtttcagtgaaCGAGGGAGAGAATGTAAACCTCTACTGTCTGGCAGTGGGTCGGCCTGAGCCCACCGTCACCTGGAAAGACCAGAAATGTAAGCTACCTTTTCTTGTTTGCTTGTCTTCACATCCAGAGGTCTCTTGTTCACAGCTTCACCTTTATCTCCCTGTCTTCACACTCATCCCTAACCCTGTTCAGTCTTTTagtcttatttttgttttcttccagccTAAAAGCTTATCAGCATTCAAGTCGTGCCTGCGTCTTTATCCCCCATTCCTGTGTCATCATTCTTAAACCCAGCTGTTCAGTCTGTCCCCCATCTTAGATTCATACTACcgtttttttccctgtgtccCAATGTTTTGTCCCAAATAACCACACATTATACGTAATTATTCCCACCGCGCCACCCGTAATCATCAGCATCTGTCTTCATCCACCCTGTCAACTGGCATCACAATGCCAACTGACGCTAACAGCCACTTTTGGCATTAAATCAGCCATTTGTCTTCCATCGTTGTGTGGAATCAGAACTGGTTCAGGGTGGTCAGGACACACAGCTTGATAGAAGTCAGATCCATTTGATTTCATCAGCACAGCATTTGCTCCCTATCTGCCCACGTCTTTGTCACCACTAATGTCCAAAGTCAGGCAAATAGCCATTATGTGGCCTCTAGAGATTGTACGGTTTTAGGGTTTATTAGAACTGTAATGGTAGTGCTGTATCATCTGTTTGGTGCATAAAGAAAATTGCAATGTACTGAACTGTGCCATGACTCAATATTCCTGAGTGCATTTTACTACAGTAATTGTTAGCATTAAAAGCCAAgaatgttgctgtttttttggGAAATGGAACTGCAAGCTCACTAGCTCTATGACCAATGGCTGAAGTATGAACACAGCGCATTATGAACATGTGCGTGTGCCAGAAAGCCTAAAAATAACTTGGATTTAACTtgctttaactttattttagacttttcagtgttttgaaagTCAAATAATTGACTTTGTGAGGCTGTTATTGCATCAGTCGCCAAAGTCATAgttatagctttttttttctccttttttttttttttaaatcaacacaaCAATGAGGCTGAGTTGTAGCTTGGctatagcagcagcagcacagatcAAATGCAGCAGCAAGACAGCAATAATAAATAGGCCACTGTGAACAACTACTCAACACGATGTAATTATACTGTTAGGCCAATAAATGCACAACCTACTGTACTGCTGTACTTACAGACAGATTTGGGCTTGCTTAGAGgtctgttcctcctcctctcccctctgtttGTCCCTGAGTTAGCCTGCTGTACATGCATTGTCCTTCTCtgcacagtcagtgtttgtgaacctacacagtacagtacagtacctCAGGCATGGACAAACCCAGTagtggtcacacacacacacacccccacagacacacaaaaatagatgagaaaagaaaagcgTGCACGAATGCACACCtgcagcaaatacacacacacacacacacacacacacacacaatcttacATCACAAAGTCTGTGTAGTTGTCCTCACTCGCAAGCCTACAGcatttctcctctgtcagcAGTAATCCTCCGTCTCTAACCACCCCCACCATCTCTcactgcccccctcccccaatAACCCCTCAGCttgcagagaaagagataggGTCCGCATTGCTATTCCGTGGGAGTCTCTAGAACCAAGCCATCAGTTGCAGGATACCAGGGGTGGTGGAGAAGggggtggagctggaggagtgGTGGACGAGCCCAAAGAAACAGCAAGAAGCTGCCAGCCATCTGTCCCCATTACTCAGAGACTGCATAGAGAAACTGCAGGGGGGGAGTGTATGTGGAGGTCGAGTGggaaatgtgtatgtgtgtgtgtgtgtgtgtgtgtgtctttgtgcatcaTGAGGTGGCTGAGTGGGAGGAGCCATTTGCACCGCCTCAAGAGGTGAAACAAGAACgggtttttaaaaagtcttcGACCCATTTGCAACATTTCTAAAGTGACCAGAGTCCTTAGCTTGCAGAATCCACCTCCTTCATCTTCACCAAAGCACAGATACGATTTGTCGCCCCCATTCACTTTCACTGGCATCCATCAGCTGACCCACTCAAAGACATACAGGCATTCTGTCTCATTCAGTTAAATACACCAGCACATCACAGCCTTATCATTTGACATCCCATccattacaacacacacaggcttggCATGAATGGACGATTGTGGCAATGGGGAGGAAAAGTGGGTGTGGGTGTAGGGTGTTTATATCTTTGTATCTTTGACAGGGAGTTCTTGGTAGATTTTGGTGAGATTGGTTAAATAATTTGGCAGTTGTAGTGTAGGGGAGAGGATTAAAAGTCAgtggaggcaaaaaaaaaaatcaaaacagcagaatggaaaaacaacaacaagcaagACTGATAAACAGGCAGGCAGAAAGGAACAGAGGCTGTGGAGGCACAATATGATGATGTGGCAGAGGACTGGTGTTTGTGGACAGGTATATATACTGAGTAAAGTTGATGAGGCACAGGTGTGGCTTGATGAGGGAATCAggagcaggtgtgcaggtggaTTGGGAAATCAGGTGACTGGAAAGGAGGGAAAGTCCGAAGTCAACAgagacaagtttatttttcgAATGTAAAATGTCCCACTCAGAACATATCTTGGCCGTTATtctaataaaaacatgtaaaggGTCGTGTTAACTATTGAGGTCGgcaatattcagtatttttgttattgctaACAATACTATGAAAGGACCAAAATCAGCAATGCATCTCTACCCTCTGGCTCTCAGCCCTGAGCTTATTTGTTTgtactgaagacataaatcttgAGAATTGGTCTTGAATATACAGTTTGATTTAAAGAAACTGataaataatttcctaaaacagctgcacactgtagtgtttagcaaacattacaggaataaatattgtattttctgggaactattttcagctgtgaattAATGCACATTAGTGGATATTTAGAGCAACAGGATGGTGTATGAgggattgactcaaaataaactacagtgcccataTTCAGGCTAATGAAGGAACTTGCCACAGTTTAgctcactgatgtttttaaatagtttttggacaacaatggaggtTTATCGCACAGAGGAGTAATCTATATATGGGCCTTAACCTACACAGACGATAGGATTGATTCAGGTCTTTTTTACCATATGAAAATATGATACAGAATATTGACATATAGGTATTagcctcaaaaatccagtaATAGTCTGCCAGAAAGAACAAATATGGGCTATGTAAGGAATGGAAGTATGTGGAATAAATTATTTAGAGAGAGAGCTATGGGGTAATTTTAGGCATGTGTGGGGAGCCAGGGCAAATTGGCCTTCCTATTTGAAATTCTGCTGTGGCtttattttaacacacatttcagcCCCTTACTCTTCCAAATGACAGGTTTTACAGTCTGTCAGCCTGTCCATCCTTCTCTGTTTTAACCCGACATCAGACCTCTCTGCCTCGACAGTAGTTTTTGTAATGGAAATGGATAAGAGGAGCCGAGAAATCAAGTGCCCTGATGATCTAGTCAGACTCAAAGTGCTGCCAGGGAAATAGAGCACAGTTTCACTGTACGGCAGGCCAGAGCCCCTAataccccaccaccaccagcccccaccctctcattcacacaccctccctctcttctcagGTGCAATCCAACTATCTCTGGTGGTCAGGAGTCAGGCTCCTTCAAAAGCCATAAGTGGTTGATGGAGCTGTATTTTACAGACCATTGTAGGAGTGCCAGGGGCCGGCTGCAGTCAGATATGATCTCCCACCAAAGTGGAGAGAAGTGTGCAATGCAGGTCCAGAGATCCCAGGGGatggaaagggagggagggatagaaAGGGTGAGTGAGAGGGCTGCTTCGCACTGTCATATTACATCACACCCTAGGTGCTGAGAATGAAAAGTCCACGAAAAAAGCAATCGCATCAAATACCAAACTCGACATCTCTTactgttttcctctttatgttgctgtttccctcttttccctctatCTTCATATCTCTGTATCTCTTTCAGTCTCTTGCTCAGTATTTCTTGCAAATTATcactctctctgtgcctgtaaCATACGCTCTAGCACTCGATTGCGCtattttctttgtcctttttatttCCTGGAAGTTAGCTGCAACAGCCTTGTGTGTAATTTCTCCAGTGCTAGTTGTCTGATTCtatcttttttcttcccttttcccCTCTGTGCCGCTGCAGCTTTCCCCCCACTCTGGCAAAGTTGGGTGCTCTGCCTGCTTGACAGAGATGTCACAAGAGAGCTATATTTATTAGACTAATGGAATGAGTGAATAACATTgcacccaccccaccccaccctatCACCCAGGGCCTGCCCGTACTCGCTCGGGTGGCACAAGCAGCCATCACCGCGGTTGTCGCTCGCtgctcagcctctgctgcagcagctgcaaatAATCGTCTCCAGCTCAGTAGCCGCACTAATAATCCTCCAGTATAATCTTCAATTAGAACCGCCGCGCTAATCTCTGACAGGAATAATCGTGGCGTTTAGcgtcttttttgtgtgtgtgtttgcgtcgGTGTTGCTCACAAAATGTGCTTaggagctgtttgtgtgtttgcacggGGAAGTAAAGGTCCACTGATTGACAgtggttgtgtatgtgtttggggGGCTTTGAGAAGGAAAAGTGAGCAGCAATTTAAGTGCTGGATTTCCTTGTTAGTGGTGAGATTATATATTATGTCGTGTTCCACAGTCTGACTTCTTTAATGGGGTaaaggggagggaaaaaaagggcCTAATGGTTTTGGAGGCTGTGAGACAGCTGGCTGCTAAGACttgcaggggaggaggaggaagaggaggggtgcACTCTCACACTcattcttcttctgtttctgctctctttctctctctctgccaccgTCAATCCAATAACACCACCAACATCCATTCCCTCACATGAAGGAGCAATAACTCGTAGCTCGTCCCTTCAACTCTCCCCTCTGAAGAGATTCTGTGGCTGTTTTGTCGCCTGAGGAAGAAGAGCGAAAGCGTGAGACTGACTAATTCGGTTTTGGGGGCACCTGGGAGTTTGTCAACATCAAATAACCGCCAAATATTCTTCTCACTACATAATGTGGTGAACAAGCCGTCACCCCCTGGTGTGTCCACTGCTTGGAAGCAAAGCTTGCAATTTCCCCTGACACTTCAAAAGTAATGGTGCCACTGCTGCCAAATCATGTTTACTTACTTTGAGTCTATACAAAAAAATCACCAACTGACCCATTACTATTCTGAACAAGCCATCCTGAGGCCCCTTAGTTTGGGTCATGAGACAGATCTGATTTAAACGTAATTCATTTTTcgttttcatttcattaaatatTGATTTGCTAATTTTATATGTAATCTTGCAGTATGATCAATTTCGTTTAGTAGTCTTATGAATATCCATCATAATCACCCAGCCCTATGTGTCGGTACTGGAGAAATTTACCAAAGTACCATCTAAATatgcattaaatgtttttatctgaTATATGCATTGGTGCTTCCCCCCATGTTATCTGTAAGAACCATGCGTGTCAGCCCACCTACAGCCATATCTCAAGTAGTAAATCTTAAATCTGCGTCCAGAGTCACCTTCCATTTGATATATGGTGACCTTTGACATCCTTATCTTATTTTGTTAGATGGGTTGGTGAGCGAGGGGGAGTTTCTAGACATCACAGAGATCAAGAGGCAGCAGGCCGAGGACTATGAATGCATCACCAACAATGGTGTGGCTCCGCCCGATCAGCGCAAGGTCAAGGTTACGGTCAACTGTAAGTATGTCTCTCTGCGCCACACAACAGCCCAGTGGTGATAATTCAACTCACACCTAAGTCATAGCATAATGATGTATTAACGATATATGTAAATAATGTGAATGCATTATTATGTATGAATTCATACATCTTAATTTTGTTCTCTCTGGGGATTTTTCGACCTTGTAGGCCGCCCCAGACTGACCTGACTCAACTTCCCACTGAAGGCAGACTTATACTAATTGCTGaattccctccctctgtttgtccATTCCTTCCTCCCTCGGTTTTCCCCTCCAGATCCTCCCATGATCACAGACATGAAGAACATGCCAGCCCATCTGGGTAAAACAGCCATCTTGCGCTGTGAAGCTATGGCAGTCCCACCAGCCTCCTTCGAGTGGTACAGAGACGACCACAGGTGAGACCAGCAACAAGCACGGTGCTAATTTGTTTGACACATAGACCACATCCACACAAAGACACCTGAACTTAAAAATGCGTGTTCTTCTCTACGTGGCCCTTGGTCCACACCAAGTATGTGTTTTTATACCCAAAATAGAGCTTTTTGAAAAATTCTCAAAACACTAACCTTGCATTTTACTGTTGACATAGAAAACAGagctttttaaagcaaaaataactTTCTCTCTGATCCACCGTGTGAGCACTAATTTTCAATATCAACTCAGCTGCTCACAAAATACAGGTGTTGTCATTAacctgtatttttgttttgtgacatgGGTGGGTCGACATCTGAGTCTGTGTTATACCAATCAGTagtctgacaacagaaacagacacaatatGTTAATAATAACACATAATTTGTGAGTTCAGCTATAGTTAACCACAAATTGGGTAATCAAAGAGACCAGGAAGCAACAAAACAGGTTTAACCAGTTGAGATTCAGAAAAGTAAATGAGCCTGTCCCTCTTCATAGATGTTAGTTCTGATGCACAATTTGATTTTTGCCAACCAAAAGATGGAGACGAGATTATTGCTCTAGCATTCCAGTATggacattgttttttaaaaacaacctgaaaaaacattcagtcattttcacacatgaacAACATTTGCACTTTTTTCTGGCATGCTCTGGACGTGGGCTTGGCTACCATCCATTTGCCCAACCTCTGACATTAGTACAGGCCTGAGATAatcatgtatgtttttgctgtcTCTGGAGAAATATTAGCTTGTCTGAAACCTATTTTCTCTCTATTACCTACACATAAACTGTCCTTCCAAGTTTGTAAAAGGTCCCAGGGAGCGTAGAGGAGTTAGGGTGATTTGGCATCAGGCAAAGCAAGACGCAGAAGTACTTAGACAAGCCTTTGCCAGCCTGAGAGAGCTGTTAATAGAGTATAATGGGCCCCAGCAGGAGGCCTCTGTTATTTATGGACTGTTAGATTTCACTATTAGTACAAGGTGAGACACAGTCGATGTGTGGAGGGGGACTGTGTTGCATGGTCGTctctggagagacagagaaaaaaagcctCTTATGAGGGCTGAGTCACTAGGTGTGATGTTATGTTGTgttatctctctttttctgtcacactctttttctctttttcctcccgCTCCCTTCCTTCGTTCGCTTTTGGTTCCCCACCACTACCACCCAGGCCGGTAGAGAGTGACAACACCCTGAGGATCAAAAACGAGAAGACGCGCTCGCTGTTGCTGTTCACCAATGTGACAGAGAAACACTTTGGCAACTACACCTGCTTTGCCTCAAACCGCCTGGGCGCTTCCAATGCCAGCATGCTGCTGTTTCGTAAGTTATCACACGGTGCACACACGCGGTGATGGAGTGTACACATGTAATGCGAACCCACGCTTTCACAAATACATAAGTGCACTCTCATGTGACTATCAATCAACGTGCAAGAGTGCAAACAGACATGACACCCCACCACTGAACCATACATATGCAATGACAcactgtttttccctcttttccccATCTCATTTTTGCTCTGCACGCAGCACAGCATTTTCTCagccctctcctccctccttctccccatTTTCGTTATTCTCCGCCCCATTAAAGCTTTGCTTGCCTATATtaccgtctctctctctctctctttcttgctctctcgctctcattCGTTCATGTTCTCACCCCCTATCTCTCGTCCATATGcattcctgcacacacagactgtgtctctgctctgtcccGTTACCCAAGAAGTTGTCATTTCTCTCCGAGTCCAATTCACATTAACCATCCCCAATGAGCGATTTCCTACCCTTCCATTTCCCAGCAACCCCCTATCCCCACCCCCTTTTAGTGCATTCGGCATTACCATCTTAAGTGAGTCCTTCATCTATCCCCTTTCTTCTTTCATTCCTTTACCCATTATCTCGGCCAGTCTCCCTTCAATGACTCACTCTCCCGTCAGACCCATACATCTTCCTGCTCTCTTTTTCCACTGCGCTGCCACTTCTGTCAGCCTATCTCTCCATCATCTGTCCTTCtgcctcctctttccttcctaaTCTACTCCTGCCATCGTTAGAACACAACAAATCCCTTTCTGTTCTGGACTGGCCACGGAAAATCGGACCATAATCGGATACTTTTGTGGCATTTCTATTCATATGCCGTCCCTCACTGTCATTGCCACGCCTGATTTTGTTTCCCTGCTTTTGTGCCTCTTTGTTCACCATTTTAAAAAGGTGCCACATGTAGCATTTTAACATCAACAACCCACTATCACATCAAAATTGGCACATTATTGTAATTACCCTCAACCAGTGAGCCCATTACTGAGACCACTGGCAGCCTGCACTGGCTTTCACTTTACACTGTTCACTGTGCACTTGTCCTTTCAAATGTGATGTAATTCTATTCTATATTCTTGATGGTATGTTGATTAATATTGATTAAGATGATATTGACTTTTGTTGTGCTTCCTGGAACACATTCATAGGTTATCAATACAGCATTACAGGCTTTGTAACTTCAGAATAACCATATACTActctgacatacagtatgtcactgCCTACCATATTATAATTGGATCCAAGTTATTTCATtacataaaaaagagaaaaaagccccccttcttcttcttcttggttAATTGATTGTAATATGTTTAAAGTTTTATACAAGTACAAACAGAGAACCCTTACATCTGGCAGTGTAACTGAACatatttctctcccttttccctctccctcttctctcatTTTGTTCCCTCTGTCTTGGTCCAGGACCGGGGGCCATACAGGGGCGAGGGACCGGTTTACACGCAGGGATGAGTGTCGGCATGTGCGTttgggtttctctctctgctgttcttCTGCTGAAGGTGTAAAAGATCGAGCATCCATCTGGAATTGTCCCTAAAAGTCCCTGAAAGCACCAACCCCCCTGACCTCCTCTCCcaccctccctttctccctccctccctccccctctacagaaggaagaaggaaatgAAATTCTTTAATTACGAACCCATCACTGTGAACAAAAAGAATATGCATTATTCCAGGAGCCATTGAGTCATTGCatcaaacacacaaccacattaGACCACATCACCAGCCCCCACCCGCTCacccccccactcccaccccccctcccccaaaaACTCCAgcacattcaattcaattttgaGGTCAACTCACTGTCATTatcccttcctctctttctctctcacacacacagtctgtctctctctttgtgtcccAGAATGCCTTGCAGATTTGTCTGACTTGGTACTTCCCTCGTTACGTTGTTATCCCCTCATTGTTACCACTGGGCTGATGTTGATAAAGAGTGTGCATTAATGATTATTGTGTCGGTGATCAATGAGAAAATAGATAATCTAACAACTGGACGATCATTTATGTAATATACTACATAGACTAATGACTGACCTACAATGTTTGCCTTATGGAAATTATACATAAAATCACAGTATTGCAGTGCATATTTATG
The window above is part of the Lates calcarifer isolate ASB-BC8 linkage group LG15, TLL_Latcal_v3, whole genome shotgun sequence genome. Proteins encoded here:
- the iglon5 gene encoding igLON family member 5 — translated: MGCPLLWNAFAGLILVLLSKGSSVHGAEFGHLPDNITVLEGESVTLRCRIDEEVTHKAWLNRSNILFTGTDKWSLDKRVTLVNSNNSDFSIHIEKVQVTDEGPYTCTFQANNKPRIAHVYLIVQVPARIVNISKNVSVNEGENVNLYCLAVGRPEPTVTWKDQKYGLVSEGEFLDITEIKRQQAEDYECITNNGVAPPDQRKVKVTVNYPPMITDMKNMPAHLGKTAILRCEAMAVPPASFEWYRDDHRPVESDNTLRIKNEKTRSLLLFTNVTEKHFGNYTCFASNRLGASNASMLLFRPGAIQGRGTGLHAGMSVGMCVWVSLSAVLLLKV